Sequence from the Miscanthus floridulus cultivar M001 chromosome 16, ASM1932011v1, whole genome shotgun sequence genome:
TTTACATTTTGTGGCCTCTTACTCTAGAGTAATAAATATGTTGAGCCAACTAGGAAAAATGTTAATTGCTTGGTCTACGCCATCTTTTTCAGACTGAACTGTCATTAAGAACTATAACACTACTACCTTTCCTAGGCTCTATCCCTTCCTGTTGTAGGCACTATTCCTTACTAAACTGTTGTGAGacttttcaacatatcaaacatTTCATGCTTTACAGGTGACCAATTCGGATGCAGCCACTACGCGGAATGCATGCTGCTATCAGTCATTTGGCAAATTCCTCGGACATGCACACTCCATGCCATCATCTTACACTTCACAGACCAGGTAGATCTAACAAAAGCAAATGGATAAACATATTCATCCAGCAGCTGTGCGGTGTCTCACTCTCCATTGGTGAGCTTTCTGACCGTGAACCAAAATACTAAGAACCTTGTCAGCACCGTCAACCCAGATGTATAGCCGCTCCGTCAAACATTGTGTGTAAAAAATATGTTGTTATGTGTAAGACAGCATTGCTACTTATCATGCCGCCTAATGTACAAAGTCGCTCTGTGCTATACACTATTATGCAATGTATAAAGTACTGTCTATGCAATCAGTTTAGAACATCGCTAGACTTAAGTAGTGCCGTTATGTAAAATATATACCCATCCTGCTTGTAATCACTGTCAAATATTTCtcatgcaagtgctccaacctacATAAAAAACCATTGCTTCagcttccatatatatatatatatatatatatatatatatatatatatatatatatatatatatatatatatatatatatatatatatatatatatatatatatatatataatggatgCATTTCCACTTAACTTGCGAAACGCGCAACGGCGCGCGTAATGCACTAGTGAGTATTGTGGTGAGGATCGTTTCACCGTTGTCCTACATAGGCCACCAAACATTTTTCTTTCACGAGCATGGAAGCAGGAACAGAACTAGTCAACCAAAACAATCGGTGCTGTGGGCATGTCCCATATGGCCATATTTCAACCTCCGGCGTCCACGAATGAGCAGAGTATAGGCGAGTGGGCATGTCCCATTCCAGCtccctccaccacttcctccggCACGTTTCCATCCCTCCGGACCCGCACCTCCTCCCCACCGCCTTCAAGTCATGCCCGACGCTGCCACTCGCCCGCGCtctccacgccgccgccgaggtcaCCGGCCTCGTGCGGGACCCCTTCGTCGCCTCCTCGCTCCTTCATGCCTACCTCCGCCTCGGCACCACGGCCAACGCCCGCGCCGTGTTCGACGGAATGCCACGCCCGCAGAGGACCGTCGTCGGTTGGAGCGCGCTGGTCGCGGCGCACGCGGCGCGCGGGGACGCCGAGGGCGCCTGGCGCCTACTCGAGGAGATGCGGCGGGACGGCGGCGTGGAGCCGAACGTCATCACCTGGAACGGGCTCGTGTCTGGGCTCAACCGCAGCGGGCGTGCCCGGGACGCGGTCGTGGCGCTCGTGAGGATGCACGGGGAAGGGCTCCTGCGTCCTGATGCCACGGGCGTCTCATGCGCGCTCTCTGCCCTTGGCGACGTGGGTTTGGTTTCGGTGGGCGAACAGCTGCACGGATACTCAGTGAAGGCAGGTTGCAGGGTGGACGCCTGTGTGGTCACCGCCCTCATCGATATGTATGGAAAGTGCGGGCGGGCTGCGGAGATTGTCCGGGTGTTTGATGAGTCTAGCCACGTGGATGTTGCTTCTTGCAATGCCCTCATCGCGGGGCTATCTCGGAACACGCAAGTCTCTGAGGCACTAAGGTTGTTCAGGGAGTTTGTTGGCCGGGGACTTGAGCTGAATGTCGTGTCCTGGACCTCGATTGTTGCTTGTTGTGTGCAGAACGGTAAGGATTTGGAGGCTGTGGAACTTTTCAGGGAGATGCAGGCACAAGGGATTGAACCAAACTCTGTCACGATCCCTTGTGTGCTGCCAGCGTTTGCCAATGTTGCAGCTCTGACGCATGGGAGGTCAGCGCACAGTTTTGCTCTCAGGAAGGGCTTTCTGCATGATGTTTATGTGAGCAGTGCGTTGGTGGACATGTATGCAAAGTGCGGCAGGGTTAAGGATGCGAGAATAATATTTGACGCAATGTCATCTCGGAATGTGGTGTCATGGAATGCGATGATCGGTGGCTATGCTATGCATGGAGAGGCTGTGAATGCAGTTCGGTTGTTTCACTCAATGCTGGTGTGCAAACAGAAGCCTGACATGGTCACCTTCACCTGCGTGCTTGCTGCTTGTACCCAAGCCGGCCTGACAGAGGAAGGGCGTCACTATTTCAAAGAAATGCATGCTGAATATGGTGTTTCTCCGAGGATGGAACATTATGCATGTATGGTTACTCTTCTAGGACGTGCTGGCAAGCTTGACGAGGCATATGATCTCATAAGTGATATGCCATTTgaaccagatggatgtatttgGGGTTCGTTATTAGGCTCTTGCCGCGTTCATGGCAATGTGGATCTGGCTGAGGTTGCAGCAGAAAAGCTCTTTCGTCTAGAGCCAGAAAATGCTGGTAATTATGTCCTGCTTTCTAACATTTATGCTTATAAGAAAATGTGGGATGGGGTTAATAGAGTTAGAGAGATGATGAAGGATGTAGGCTTGAAGAAGGAAAAGGGCTGTAGCTGGATCGAGATTAAGAACAAGGTGCATATGTTGTTGGCTGGTGATGATTCACACCCTATGATGACTGCGATAATTGAGAAACTAAAGCAGCTTAATGTTGAGATGAGGAAGCTAGGCTTTGTGCCAAGCACAGATTTTGTCCTACATGATGTGGAGGAACAAGAGAAAGATGATATCCTTGCTGTTCACAGTGAGAAGCTAGCTGTCGCTTTGGGACTCATAAGCACTAGCCCAGGCACAACCcttcgggtgataaagaacctcCGAATTTGTGGCGACTGCCATGAGGCAATGAAATTTATATCATCTTTTGAGGGGAGGGTGATATCTGTTAGAGATACCAACAGGTTCCATCACTTTAGGGGTGGAAAATGTTCCTGTGGGGATTATTGGTGACTCTGTTTGTGCTTTCCTGCAATACTATTTGCACAACAACTTGATGAGGATGGCAATGGAACATAGCATTCATTTCTGGATTTTTTTCCATAAGGTAATTGTTTAACTATGCAATCTGGCCTGACTTCATATGTcaaaaggaagaagaaaatcCGATATCAGGACTTATACATTATGCATTGGAGAGGAAAAAAAAGAAGAC
This genomic interval carries:
- the LOC136512024 gene encoding pentatricopeptide repeat-containing protein At1g20230-like, which gives rise to MSHSSSLHHFLRHVSIPPDPHLLPTAFKSCPTLPLARALHAAAEVTGLVRDPFVASSLLHAYLRLGTTANARAVFDGMPRPQRTVVGWSALVAAHAARGDAEGAWRLLEEMRRDGGVEPNVITWNGLVSGLNRSGRARDAVVALVRMHGEGLLRPDATGVSCALSALGDVGLVSVGEQLHGYSVKAGCRVDACVVTALIDMYGKCGRAAEIVRVFDESSHVDVASCNALIAGLSRNTQVSEALRLFREFVGRGLELNVVSWTSIVACCVQNGKDLEAVELFREMQAQGIEPNSVTIPCVLPAFANVAALTHGRSAHSFALRKGFLHDVYVSSALVDMYAKCGRVKDARIIFDAMSSRNVVSWNAMIGGYAMHGEAVNAVRLFHSMLVCKQKPDMVTFTCVLAACTQAGLTEEGRHYFKEMHAEYGVSPRMEHYACMVTLLGRAGKLDEAYDLISDMPFEPDGCIWGSLLGSCRVHGNVDLAEVAAEKLFRLEPENAGNYVLLSNIYAYKKMWDGVNRVREMMKDVGLKKEKGCSWIEIKNKVHMLLAGDDSHPMMTAIIEKLKQLNVEMRKLGFVPSTDFVLHDVEEQEKDDILAVHSEKLAVALGLISTSPGTTLRVIKNLRICGDCHEAMKFISSFEGRVISVRDTNRFHHFRGGKCSCGDYW